In the genome of Nocardia terpenica, one region contains:
- a CDS encoding DUF2637 domain-containing protein — protein sequence MLAKIRDVRIRPVHASAAISVVVAWKAFEMSYAALCGLAVNNKVDPDLASNLPIALEGLTIGAIIATAHFKTKSLAWWYSIGVFLMASIASIVGNVQYAKEIGGGTVAQVLHGGMPVILMLAVHLTLMLREEKQSTVATVEAAQPVMDTVNAPAADLAPEFWTRTAPDGTTEAAHIDSVEAAPAA from the coding sequence ATGCTAGCCAAGATCCGCGACGTCCGAATCCGCCCGGTCCATGCTTCCGCAGCCATCTCGGTCGTGGTGGCCTGGAAGGCGTTCGAGATGTCGTACGCCGCATTGTGCGGCTTGGCGGTGAACAACAAGGTCGATCCTGATCTCGCGTCGAACCTGCCGATTGCTCTCGAAGGTCTAACGATCGGCGCCATCATCGCGACCGCCCATTTCAAGACCAAGAGCCTGGCATGGTGGTACTCGATCGGCGTCTTCCTCATGGCGTCGATCGCGTCGATTGTTGGGAACGTCCAGTACGCCAAGGAAATCGGCGGGGGCACGGTAGCCCAGGTCCTCCATGGCGGCATGCCCGTCATCCTGATGCTCGCTGTCCACCTCACCCTGATGCTGCGCGAGGAGAAGCAGTCCACGGTCGCCACAGTAGAAGCCGCACAGCCGGTCATGGACACGGTGAACGCGCCGGCTGCGGACCTGGCACCGGAGTTCTGGACTCGCACCGCGCCCGACGGCACCACCGAGGCAGCACACATCGACTCCGTCGAGGCCGCCCCCGCCGCTTGA
- a CDS encoding site-specific integrase translates to MAKTKTARVPNGAPSCKWRERKGVYEASQANPNRARDGVRRLYAYSSTYDDALEKLRVMVERARAGMPAVTGTQTVAAWMDHWLENIAKRNLTPKTYRGHKSIIDTHVKPLIGHIKLRHLTPDDLNDMYDKIIVRIREDSNGRYDGIGSARLAHRIVHTALRAAYRRDEVARNVAEHAEPPSSNKESRRAMTADQAKHLLRVAYQNEHPYTSALAVLLFTGVRLGEVLGLTWDRVFLPESADGTGGFIDVTWQLQSHTKSHGCGNQHADKSWPCGRKRGSACPLGFFDFPLDYEHKHLCDSLHLTRPKSGASIRKLPVTPQLAAFLMLQAQKTRNRVDNEHNLVFTDPRYPIARPLPPRAGWVMFKECAVAAGLPEDLVVHETRHTTVTLLHEAGVDAEVIQMIVGHASIATTRIYTHIGQNVAAAALRNLDNFLGIDMAA, encoded by the coding sequence GTGGCGAAAACCAAGACTGCTCGCGTTCCCAACGGCGCTCCGAGCTGCAAGTGGCGCGAGAGGAAGGGCGTCTATGAGGCGTCGCAGGCGAACCCGAACCGCGCCCGCGACGGCGTCCGTCGCCTCTACGCCTACAGCTCCACCTACGACGACGCGCTCGAGAAGCTCCGTGTCATGGTCGAACGCGCCCGCGCAGGCATGCCGGCCGTCACCGGCACCCAGACGGTCGCCGCCTGGATGGACCACTGGCTGGAGAACATCGCCAAGCGGAACCTGACGCCCAAGACCTACCGCGGGCACAAGTCGATCATCGACACCCACGTGAAGCCGCTCATCGGCCACATCAAGCTCCGTCACCTCACCCCCGACGATCTGAACGACATGTACGACAAGATCATTGTGAGGATCCGCGAGGACAGCAATGGGCGCTACGACGGGATCGGCTCGGCCCGACTAGCTCACCGCATCGTGCACACCGCGCTGCGGGCCGCGTATCGCCGTGATGAGGTGGCGCGCAACGTTGCTGAGCACGCGGAGCCGCCGTCCTCGAACAAAGAGTCGCGGCGTGCGATGACCGCCGACCAGGCCAAGCACCTGCTGCGCGTGGCGTACCAAAATGAGCACCCCTACACCAGCGCGCTGGCCGTCCTGCTCTTCACCGGGGTCCGTCTGGGCGAGGTGCTCGGGCTGACATGGGATCGTGTCTTCCTTCCCGAGTCCGCGGACGGCACAGGCGGATTCATCGATGTGACCTGGCAGCTCCAGTCGCACACCAAGAGTCACGGATGCGGCAACCAGCACGCGGACAAGAGCTGGCCGTGTGGCCGCAAGCGGGGCTCGGCCTGCCCGTTGGGCTTCTTCGACTTCCCTCTGGACTACGAGCACAAGCACCTATGCGACAGCCTGCACCTGACCCGCCCGAAGTCCGGCGCTTCGATTCGAAAGCTTCCCGTCACGCCGCAGCTCGCGGCGTTCCTGATGCTCCAGGCACAGAAGACGCGCAACCGCGTGGATAACGAGCACAACCTGGTGTTCACCGATCCGCGCTACCCGATCGCGCGACCGCTTCCTCCGCGCGCCGGGTGGGTGATGTTCAAGGAGTGCGCGGTCGCGGCCGGTCTCCCGGAGGACTTGGTGGTGCACGAGACGCGGCACACGACTGTGACGCTGCTCCATGAGGCAGGCGTCGACGCCGAGGTAATCCAGATGATCGTCGGGCACGCCAGCATCGCGACCACCAGGATCTACACCCACATCGGTCAGAACGTCGCCGCAGCAGCGCTACGCAATCTGGACAACTTCCTCGGGATCGACATGGCTGCCTAA
- a CDS encoding Gp37-like protein: MSAPAFDFELEYANFVAQKQDERRRRLAPPLVRLWDGDYNLRGKVTRILSAAITEVNNDTGMAHLELPMDYWLAEWVVNVDGRDTSNIHLTVDKDGIRWSGRMESFSVRVADDGTRSLAMAFKHDYEELKHIVCYPNPFLPPEFQFPRWFFLFGPSRWALKLLLFFNIWRLQTRAWTFLPDDPLDPATYGHFDQSQWTMVVKPDPIGLDTSMPALVIARMKTVHDASKKIVADAQLTWTFRRYLPGDPPPWPGAVLRPGCLVIDLEDKSSAYKSTSFFGDLFGGLIHGVLGIDKDGLDKGIDIVADPNIPPEYYDPEWRGTLAQAPWVIYRDSPHTGIQTADFTFRPATDVGVIAGGHSAPGVNEVIGAAIQTVGDLIAAAVVIPPVGGALDRLLAPLYTDVLAAFGKWRFQSRARKLGYHFYHEKFQEGADRAYSLGWLLAMRSGQWSTRETTSHELVVADGAPFLIGAPGYGHFYLGDRIGSTIRGMPPGRVFVDRVSQIELAWDRERAPSWKITIGQREIQDPAVKAWEQLREIISLIQDLGVL; encoded by the coding sequence ATGAGCGCGCCCGCATTCGATTTCGAACTCGAGTACGCGAATTTCGTTGCGCAGAAACAGGACGAGCGCCGCCGCCGTCTCGCGCCGCCGCTGGTGCGGCTGTGGGACGGCGACTACAACCTGCGCGGCAAGGTGACTCGGATCCTGTCTGCGGCCATCACCGAGGTCAACAACGACACGGGCATGGCACACCTCGAGCTACCCATGGACTACTGGCTGGCCGAGTGGGTCGTCAACGTCGACGGCCGCGACACCTCCAACATCCACCTGACCGTCGACAAAGACGGAATCCGCTGGTCAGGGCGCATGGAATCGTTCTCGGTCCGGGTGGCTGACGACGGCACACGGTCACTGGCGATGGCCTTCAAGCACGACTACGAAGAGCTCAAACACATCGTCTGCTACCCAAACCCGTTCTTGCCCCCCGAATTTCAGTTCCCGCGCTGGTTCTTCCTGTTCGGTCCCTCCCGCTGGGCTCTGAAACTTCTTCTCTTCTTTAATATTTGGCGCTTGCAAACGCGGGCCTGGACGTTCCTGCCCGACGATCCGCTCGACCCAGCTACCTATGGGCACTTCGATCAGTCGCAGTGGACCATGGTCGTCAAACCCGACCCGATCGGCCTGGACACCTCGATGCCGGCGCTGGTGATCGCGCGCATGAAGACCGTGCACGACGCCAGCAAGAAGATCGTCGCCGACGCCCAGCTGACCTGGACGTTCCGCCGATACCTGCCCGGTGATCCACCGCCGTGGCCGGGCGCGGTGCTGCGTCCGGGCTGCTTGGTGATCGACCTCGAAGACAAGAGCTCCGCCTACAAGTCGACGTCGTTCTTCGGTGACCTGTTCGGCGGCCTGATCCACGGCGTGCTCGGTATCGACAAGGACGGCCTGGACAAGGGCATCGACATCGTCGCCGACCCGAATATCCCGCCGGAGTACTACGACCCCGAATGGCGCGGCACCCTCGCCCAAGCCCCCTGGGTCATCTACCGAGACTCCCCGCACACCGGAATCCAGACCGCGGACTTCACATTTCGGCCCGCCACCGACGTCGGCGTCATCGCGGGCGGCCACAGCGCCCCGGGCGTGAACGAGGTCATCGGAGCGGCGATCCAGACCGTAGGTGACCTGATTGCTGCTGCGGTCGTAATCCCGCCGGTTGGTGGGGCTTTGGACCGGCTGCTGGCGCCGCTGTACACGGACGTGCTGGCCGCGTTCGGCAAGTGGCGATTCCAAAGCCGCGCAAGGAAATTAGGCTACCACTTCTACCATGAAAAGTTTCAGGAAGGAGCTGATCGCGCCTACAGTCTCGGCTGGTTGCTGGCAATGCGCTCGGGGCAGTGGAGCACCCGCGAAACCACCAGCCACGAGCTGGTCGTCGCCGACGGCGCTCCCTTCCTCATCGGCGCTCCCGGCTACGGTCACTTCTACCTGGGCGACCGCATCGGCTCCACGATCCGCGGTATGCCCCCCGGTAGAGTGTTCGTCGACCGGGTATCGCAGATCGAATTGGCTTGGGACCGCGAGCGGGCACCCAGCTGGAAGATCACCATCGGTCAGCGCGAGATCCAAGACCCCGCTGTCAAGGCGTGGGAGCAGCTGCGCGAAATCATCTCCCTCATCCAGGATCTCGGCGTGCTGTGA
- a CDS encoding phage gene 29 protein family protein, with product MYSTFDTVDFNDPEQHFAAALINVPGLGPGGVGIPPAWAAIISKHLVEIGYVWAPWLARLADANGKIDINDLPKQTKKLQRPMRGPVNVWNPATQWVPMDTPDPELIVLPSPDAMTVQERSAMLDLFKAGGYLPEPEEPTNFAEEL from the coding sequence GTGTACTCGACCTTCGACACCGTCGACTTCAACGACCCCGAGCAGCACTTCGCCGCGGCCCTGATCAACGTGCCCGGCCTCGGTCCCGGCGGCGTCGGTATCCCGCCGGCCTGGGCGGCGATCATCTCCAAGCATCTCGTCGAGATCGGCTACGTGTGGGCGCCATGGCTGGCACGGTTGGCTGACGCCAACGGCAAGATCGACATCAACGATCTGCCCAAGCAGACCAAGAAGCTGCAACGGCCCATGCGTGGACCGGTCAATGTGTGGAACCCCGCCACCCAGTGGGTACCTATGGACACCCCCGATCCAGAGCTGATCGTGCTTCCCAGCCCGGACGCCATGACCGTGCAGGAACGCTCGGCCATGCTCGATCTGTTCAAGGCCGGCGGCTACCTACCCGAGCCAGAAGAGCCCACCAACTTCGCCGAAGAGCTGTAA
- the thyX gene encoding FAD-dependent thymidylate synthase, with protein MSLFVQPHVALIATTSLWLPDTPDYSLGEDSLDDGEELAVFAGRTCYQSWERPNPETATTRGYLKNILRQKHWSVLEHANATFYITGVSRSLTHELIRHRHIPRSELSQRYVDADEINFVIPPLYENDPEAIHDLEQSARAALSKYHKWVDIYRGRGASHKEAREAARAHLPGNAETRIVVTGNYRAWIDFLIQRDADGVDKEMRRIAAWIGRELRDQAPNVFGPSAREIWQPSSTQAA; from the coding sequence GTGAGTTTGTTCGTGCAGCCCCATGTAGCCCTGATCGCCACCACCAGCCTGTGGCTCCCGGATACCCCGGACTACAGCCTCGGAGAGGACTCCCTCGACGACGGCGAAGAGCTGGCGGTGTTCGCTGGACGCACCTGCTACCAGTCCTGGGAGCGCCCGAACCCCGAGACCGCTACCACCCGCGGATACCTGAAAAATATTCTGCGCCAGAAGCATTGGAGCGTCCTTGAGCACGCAAACGCCACCTTCTATATCACCGGCGTCTCCCGCTCGCTGACCCACGAACTGATCCGCCACCGCCACATCCCGCGTTCGGAACTCTCCCAGCGCTACGTCGACGCCGATGAGATCAACTTCGTCATCCCGCCGCTGTACGAGAACGACCCCGAGGCCATCCACGACCTCGAACAGAGCGCCCGCGCAGCTCTGTCGAAGTACCACAAGTGGGTCGACATCTACCGAGGCCGCGGCGCGAGCCACAAGGAAGCCCGCGAAGCCGCACGCGCCCACCTGCCCGGCAACGCCGAAACCCGCATCGTTGTCACCGGCAACTACCGGGCCTGGATCGACTTCCTCATCCAGCGCGATGCCGACGGTGTCGATAAGGAAATGCGCCGCATCGCCGCATGGATCGGCCGCGAGCTACGCGACCAGGCCCCCAACGTCTTCGGGCCATCCGCCCGCGAAATCTGGCAGCCCAGCAGCACCCAAGCCGCCTGA
- a CDS encoding phage tail protein, which yields MEDNRTLVEVEGCMGSWFTLSGPGMGEQGVILGTDVDGIWDAPVKTIWTEHAHQIGGSYAGHRYLKRDIVFGVWIDDIDTGSWQINDSEWRKNWAYDRDSKLWITTPDSGRRYLNVRLLEQPSFKPEKDPNLIRSGKVVMTVCAGDPWWYEEQPYTDTWVLASGTSGSGFVTIDNPTDQPVWLEWILQGGARWTIPDYSFGDNSFGRAEADAARRIRMPKQKPGQTFWINTDPFEDMLRDPAGSQVWSLMNGVTYNYAIPPYTKAIQLPVSVEEASPGASVQVRVKRNWSRPWGLE from the coding sequence GTGGAAGACAACCGAACGCTGGTCGAGGTGGAAGGCTGCATGGGCAGCTGGTTCACCTTGTCCGGCCCCGGCATGGGCGAGCAGGGCGTGATCCTGGGTACCGACGTCGACGGTATCTGGGATGCCCCGGTCAAAACCATCTGGACCGAACACGCCCATCAGATCGGCGGCAGCTACGCCGGGCACCGATACCTCAAGCGCGACATCGTGTTCGGCGTCTGGATCGACGACATCGACACCGGCTCGTGGCAGATCAACGACTCGGAATGGCGCAAGAACTGGGCCTACGATCGCGACTCCAAACTGTGGATCACCACCCCTGACTCCGGCCGGCGCTACCTGAACGTGCGGCTGCTCGAACAGCCGAGCTTCAAGCCGGAGAAGGACCCGAACCTGATCCGCTCGGGCAAGGTCGTGATGACCGTCTGCGCCGGCGATCCCTGGTGGTACGAGGAACAGCCCTACACCGACACCTGGGTGCTGGCCTCGGGTACATCGGGGTCCGGGTTCGTCACCATCGACAACCCCACCGATCAGCCGGTGTGGCTGGAGTGGATCCTCCAAGGCGGCGCCCGCTGGACCATCCCGGACTACTCGTTCGGAGACAACAGCTTTGGACGCGCCGAGGCCGACGCCGCCCGGCGGATCAGGATGCCCAAGCAGAAGCCGGGTCAGACGTTCTGGATCAACACCGATCCGTTCGAGGACATGTTGCGCGATCCGGCCGGGTCGCAGGTGTGGTCGCTGATGAACGGCGTGACCTACAACTACGCGATCCCGCCCTACACCAAGGCAATTCAGTTGCCGGTGTCGGTGGAGGAAGCCAGCCCGGGTGCGTCGGTGCAGGTGCGGGTCAAGCGCAACTGGTCGCGCCCGTGGGGCCTGGAATGA
- a CDS encoding peptidoglycan DD-metalloendopeptidase family protein, which translates to MPLKQGTYSIASGFGPRWGTSHLGLDFAANDGTPFYAAQSGTVAYIGAASGFGQWIVIDHPAESGGGTTVYGHMWDAGATGLSRGDRVEAGQLIGYVGSNGQSTGPHLHFEVHPTVWAAGSQIDPQPWLLGATEPGSPEPEQPQVGDRVQTHFGIDIASYQRGLDMARVKAEGFAYVIAKATEGSDYVNPEYVAQRDGARANGLLFAAYHYVREGISAREQVDNYAATEPDRAIPVMLDVEVGSGGVELTRAVVDEFTARGYRVILIYLPRWFWHGHIGRPDLSGLPPLMSSHYVDGTGYASELYPGEDHPGWSGYGGNVVAVYQFSEKGQVAGYVLDVNAFRGTRAGLEALFSTQEDDLPYSPEALKALIYECLATYVGPVVNDVKDVREQLCGAGQRDAGQYGGWPQLGNKTVVDKLAELSPPECARTCAVTECPNRVPTN; encoded by the coding sequence ATGCCCCTCAAGCAGGGGACCTACTCGATCGCGTCCGGATTCGGGCCACGCTGGGGCACCAGCCATCTCGGCCTGGACTTCGCCGCGAATGACGGCACTCCGTTCTACGCCGCCCAATCCGGCACCGTCGCCTACATTGGCGCCGCGTCCGGGTTCGGCCAGTGGATCGTGATCGACCACCCAGCCGAATCCGGGGGCGGTACCACGGTCTACGGCCACATGTGGGACGCCGGCGCGACCGGGCTGAGCCGCGGTGACCGGGTCGAAGCAGGGCAGCTGATCGGCTACGTCGGCTCCAACGGCCAATCCACCGGCCCCCACTTGCATTTCGAGGTGCATCCCACCGTATGGGCGGCCGGCTCCCAGATCGACCCGCAGCCGTGGCTCTTGGGTGCCACCGAGCCCGGCAGCCCGGAGCCAGAACAACCCCAGGTTGGAGATCGCGTGCAGACACATTTCGGCATCGACATCGCGTCCTATCAGCGCGGCCTCGACATGGCCCGAGTGAAGGCCGAGGGTTTCGCCTACGTCATCGCCAAGGCGACCGAGGGCAGCGACTACGTCAACCCCGAATACGTCGCTCAGCGCGATGGAGCACGGGCCAACGGCCTGCTGTTCGCGGCCTATCACTATGTCCGCGAAGGCATCTCGGCGCGTGAGCAGGTCGACAACTACGCCGCTACCGAGCCGGACCGCGCCATTCCGGTGATGCTCGACGTCGAAGTCGGCTCCGGGGGAGTCGAACTCACCCGCGCGGTGGTCGACGAGTTCACCGCCCGCGGCTACCGCGTGATCCTGATTTACCTGCCGCGCTGGTTCTGGCACGGCCACATCGGGCGCCCGGACCTGTCCGGTCTGCCGCCGCTGATGTCCTCGCACTACGTCGACGGCACCGGCTACGCCAGTGAGCTCTACCCCGGCGAGGACCACCCCGGCTGGAGCGGCTACGGCGGCAACGTCGTAGCGGTCTACCAGTTCTCCGAAAAGGGGCAGGTCGCCGGATACGTACTCGACGTCAATGCGTTCCGTGGCACCCGCGCGGGACTAGAAGCGCTATTCAGCACACAGGAGGATGACTTGCCTTACTCCCCAGAAGCACTCAAGGCCCTGATCTACGAATGCCTGGCCACCTACGTCGGCCCCGTCGTCAACGACGTCAAGGACGTTCGTGAACAGCTGTGTGGCGCAGGCCAGCGCGACGCCGGACAGTACGGTGGCTGGCCGCAGCTGGGCAACAAGACCGTGGTTGACAAGCTCGCCGAGCTGTCCCCGCCCGAGTGCGCGCGTACCTGCGCGGTCACCGAGTGCCCCAATCGGGTTCCGACCAACTGA
- a CDS encoding holin, whose protein sequence is MADVFTRDGLLDVGKRAVKTFAQSLAGSLVVFTGVLDADWTASVSAAGLAALISLLTNVAGDQLADKVR, encoded by the coding sequence ATGGCTGATGTATTTACCCGTGACGGTCTGCTCGACGTCGGCAAGCGGGCGGTGAAGACGTTCGCGCAGTCGCTGGCCGGTTCGCTGGTGGTGTTCACCGGCGTGCTCGACGCCGATTGGACTGCCAGCGTCAGCGCCGCCGGCCTGGCCGCGCTGATCTCGCTGCTGACCAACGTCGCTGGCGACCAGCTGGCGGACAAGGTTCGGTAA
- a CDS encoding phage upper tail fiber protein yields MTDVIIGVPPNIPTLGAAPTLPTGGVLVPVAGRDGHGIDLNGVKNLYTELPTGLGPDDNGRCYLVLEDNLVYFWNGAAWPAKGKGSPLRGDKGDPGRGIDAIAATSTGLRFNMSTAPTAVDVPVPALTVATDAAATATRKADESLINAGVAANAAAASDTSAKAADASAKSASTASATAVTARDQAASSATAAASSARNAADSANAAAGSASAADASRAAARTAADDATASANSASAARSEAQAARDTTRADASAAADSKTKAGDHAATAKYWAEHASETVGSGIPNADKTIKGGIMLPGANPGELGGTFEHPVVVGWNTKADVAALDSKYVKPSAGIPKAHLDTAVQAGLERAATAYQKPGAGIPRTELDSAVQSSLARADSAVQVDGTGKLPEALIPAVAMTDFLGAVANQAAMLALSGQRGDWCTRTDKGTDWQLIAEPASQLTSWRERTYPASPVSSVNGRTGAVTTGSADIVDATNIGRAVLTAATAASARSTLGAGTSSLTLGTTSATAAAGDDPRLSDQRVPTDGSVTNAKIAPGAAIALSKLAPGYLSGQDAAGPRTLSLWVGTEAQFNAIPTKDTNTIYLRTA; encoded by the coding sequence ATGACTGACGTCATCATCGGCGTACCGCCGAACATCCCAACTCTTGGCGCCGCACCGACCCTGCCCACCGGGGGCGTGCTGGTCCCTGTCGCCGGCCGCGACGGTCACGGCATCGACCTCAACGGCGTCAAGAACCTCTACACCGAGCTACCCACCGGCCTCGGCCCCGACGACAACGGCCGCTGCTACCTCGTGCTGGAAGACAATCTGGTCTACTTCTGGAACGGAGCAGCCTGGCCCGCCAAAGGCAAAGGCTCACCGCTACGCGGCGACAAGGGAGACCCCGGTCGCGGTATCGACGCAATTGCGGCCACCTCAACCGGATTGCGGTTCAACATGTCGACCGCACCCACCGCCGTCGACGTGCCGGTCCCGGCACTGACCGTCGCCACCGACGCCGCAGCGACCGCCACCCGCAAGGCCGACGAATCGCTGATCAACGCCGGGGTTGCCGCCAACGCCGCCGCAGCGTCCGACACCTCCGCCAAGGCCGCCGACGCTTCGGCGAAGTCCGCAAGCACCGCATCGGCCACCGCCGTGACCGCACGCGACCAGGCTGCATCGTCAGCAACTGCGGCAGCCAGCTCGGCGCGCAACGCCGCTGACTCCGCCAATGCCGCAGCAGGCTCAGCCAGCGCCGCCGATGCCTCCCGCGCCGCCGCACGCACTGCCGCCGACGACGCGACCGCATCGGCGAACTCCGCAAGCGCCGCGCGCTCGGAAGCACAAGCCGCACGTGACACCACCCGCGCGGATGCCAGCGCCGCCGCGGACTCCAAGACCAAAGCAGGCGACCACGCCGCCACCGCGAAGTACTGGGCAGAGCACGCCAGCGAAACCGTCGGATCCGGAATCCCGAACGCCGACAAGACAATCAAGGGCGGCATCATGCTTCCCGGGGCCAACCCAGGCGAGTTGGGCGGCACCTTCGAACATCCCGTGGTGGTCGGCTGGAATACCAAGGCCGATGTCGCCGCGCTGGACAGCAAGTACGTAAAGCCTTCCGCTGGCATCCCGAAAGCCCATCTCGACACCGCGGTGCAGGCCGGCCTGGAGCGGGCCGCGACCGCCTATCAGAAGCCAGGTGCGGGCATCCCACGTACGGAACTGGATTCGGCTGTGCAGTCCTCATTGGCCCGCGCGGACTCCGCGGTGCAGGTCGACGGCACCGGCAAGCTGCCCGAGGCGCTCATCCCCGCGGTGGCTATGACCGACTTCCTCGGAGCCGTCGCGAACCAGGCCGCAATGCTGGCGCTGTCTGGGCAGCGTGGCGATTGGTGCACCCGCACGGACAAAGGCACCGACTGGCAGTTGATCGCCGAACCGGCCAGTCAGCTCACCAGCTGGCGAGAGCGCACCTATCCGGCCTCGCCAGTGTCGAGCGTCAACGGCCGGACCGGCGCCGTGACGACCGGCTCCGCCGACATCGTCGACGCCACCAATATCGGTCGTGCGGTGCTGACCGCCGCAACTGCCGCCTCTGCTCGTTCCACCCTCGGCGCTGGCACATCGAGCCTCACCCTGGGGACCACCTCCGCCACCGCCGCTGCGGGCGACGACCCACGCCTCTCCGATCAACGAGTACCGACCGACGGCAGCGTCACCAACGCCAAGATCGCCCCTGGTGCAGCCATCGCGCTGTCCAAGCTCGCCCCGGGGTACCTGTCCGGGCAAGACGCTGCGGGGCCAAGAACACTATCGCTGTGGGTGGGCACCGAGGCCCAGTTCAACGCAATCCCTACCAAGGACACCAACACCATCTACCTACGGACTGCCTGA
- a CDS encoding LtfC-like domain-containing protein has product MADKWEIGLGVPKLVVHIKKYSGLVWQFRWAAGNYPPGCELYLLVGSGASPVRWPFTIQEDLATLTVKQAVAAAIPDRSPVYLMFKANAAAEPDNLAAGQVKAWK; this is encoded by the coding sequence GTGGCTGACAAGTGGGAAATCGGTCTCGGCGTACCGAAACTCGTCGTACACATCAAGAAATACTCCGGGCTCGTATGGCAATTCCGGTGGGCCGCAGGCAATTACCCTCCCGGCTGCGAGCTGTACCTGCTTGTCGGCTCCGGTGCCTCACCCGTGCGGTGGCCGTTCACCATTCAGGAAGACCTCGCCACGCTGACCGTGAAACAGGCTGTGGCCGCGGCGATCCCGGACCGCTCCCCGGTCTATCTGATGTTCAAAGCCAACGCTGCCGCCGAACCTGACAACCTGGCGGCCGGGCAGGTCAAGGCGTGGAAGTGA
- a CDS encoding SPFH domain-containing protein, producing MPFLFSLACFIAVVATLSVFVGVYLRATGQGLANGGTLTAAISGAIAVLLFALSSFTIVSTRNVGITTSFGKPTGTLSNGIHPVAPWQKVIELSGTIRTDSQTGGFADGKCDGGTAVRLANNSTACVDNTVRYRIVQTAADELYRDYQSDENIKNSLVTRELNAVINGVFASYNPLSAEAADAPKLDQLSGQVTDKLKAKIGKWIDVQGVIISLVHFDQVTQDKINAYQAQIASTRIAEESQRTAAAQAQANRVLSDSVSRDPNVLVAKCLDLVSSGKALPAGFQCWPGTGLANTVPVR from the coding sequence GTGCCTTTCCTCTTCTCCCTCGCGTGCTTCATCGCGGTCGTCGCTACACTCTCAGTGTTCGTGGGTGTGTACCTGCGGGCTACCGGCCAGGGCCTCGCCAACGGCGGCACCCTGACCGCCGCCATCTCCGGCGCCATCGCCGTGCTGCTATTTGCCCTGTCGTCGTTCACGATCGTGTCCACCCGCAACGTCGGCATCACCACGTCGTTCGGCAAGCCCACCGGCACCTTGTCGAACGGCATCCACCCTGTCGCTCCCTGGCAGAAGGTCATCGAACTGTCGGGCACCATCCGAACCGACTCGCAGACAGGCGGATTCGCCGACGGCAAATGCGACGGCGGCACCGCGGTCCGACTTGCCAACAATTCCACAGCCTGTGTGGATAACACGGTCAGGTACCGGATCGTGCAGACCGCAGCCGACGAGCTGTACCGCGACTACCAGTCCGACGAAAACATCAAGAACTCGCTGGTCACCCGCGAACTCAACGCCGTCATCAACGGAGTGTTCGCCAGCTACAACCCGCTCTCGGCCGAGGCCGCCGACGCCCCCAAGCTCGACCAGCTCTCCGGCCAGGTCACCGACAAGCTCAAGGCCAAGATCGGCAAATGGATCGACGTCCAGGGCGTGATCATCAGCCTGGTCCACTTCGACCAGGTCACCCAGGACAAGATCAACGCCTACCAGGCTCAGATCGCCTCCACCCGCATCGCCGAGGAATCCCAGCGCACTGCGGCTGCGCAGGCCCAGGCCAACCGCGTGCTGTCGGACTCGGTCTCGCGCGACCCCAACGTCCTAGTCGCCAAATGCCTGGACCTCGTGTCCTCCGGCAAGGCACTCCCAGCCGGATTCCAGTGCTGGCCCGGCACCGGGCTGGCCAACACCGTACCCGTGCGATGA
- a CDS encoding XRE family transcriptional regulator yields the protein MIFDKTDGTRTMIREYLSLHRDDSLADLRVTAALAIVDQADELRLTRAELATVLGLNGTTNLSHLMMGRLNKYSVEWLLRAAQAVGMTIEFALAADPSKTEKLRQWRVAQLEE from the coding sequence ATGATCTTCGACAAGACCGACGGCACCCGGACGATGATCCGCGAGTACCTCAGCCTTCACAGGGACGACAGCTTGGCGGATCTGCGCGTCACTGCCGCCCTGGCCATTGTCGACCAGGCAGACGAACTGCGCCTCACCCGCGCCGAACTGGCCACCGTGCTCGGCCTCAACGGCACCACGAACCTGTCCCATCTAATGATGGGTCGCCTGAATAAGTACAGCGTCGAGTGGCTTCTGCGCGCCGCCCAGGCCGTCGGGATGACGATCGAATTCGCCCTCGCTGCGGACCCGAGCAAGACCGAGAAGCTTCGACAGTGGCGGGTTGCGCAGCTCGAGGAGTAG